From the genome of Clostridium sp. BNL1100, one region includes:
- a CDS encoding PilZ domain-containing protein, translating into MEKLNLVLRHYNKVKPMHCNIVSGDTQKVFTVKLCEDEKNGAQILKGDPVLIGFLNSDESLYLSGGNIVGVLPKEEEYIIHANNPQNIASDTERRQYERFPTSLTGEIKLVNSSKREPICIKDFSYAGMCIYSNDEFNKDDEVEISAFLSNSVIKYDATIVRKNVNFGRCEYGIQLMHRDKNSMYATQNQLTSFILSEKEIMYRHLLSASLKF; encoded by the coding sequence ATGGAAAAGTTGAACTTGGTATTAAGACATTATAATAAGGTTAAACCTATGCACTGTAATATTGTGAGCGGTGATACTCAAAAAGTATTCACTGTTAAGTTATGTGAAGATGAAAAAAATGGTGCTCAAATTCTAAAGGGAGACCCCGTGCTAATTGGCTTTCTTAATAGTGACGAATCTCTTTATCTAAGCGGCGGCAATATAGTAGGTGTCTTACCAAAAGAAGAAGAATACATAATCCACGCGAATAATCCTCAAAATATAGCTTCCGATACTGAAAGAAGACAATACGAGAGATTCCCTACTTCACTGACAGGTGAAATTAAGCTTGTAAATTCCAGCAAAAGAGAACCCATATGTATAAAGGATTTCAGCTATGCAGGTATGTGCATATATTCTAACGATGAGTTCAATAAAGACGATGAGGTTGAGATTAGTGCATTCCTTAGCAATAGTGTTATTAAATATGATGCAACCATAGTCAGAAAAAACGTAAACTTCGGAAGATGTGAGTACGGTATACAGCTGATGCACAGGGACAAAAATTCTATGTATGCGACACAGAATCAATTAACATCTTTTATACTCAGTGAAAAAGAGATTATGTACAGGCATTTGCTAAGCGCAAGTTTAAAATTTTAG
- a CDS encoding MBL fold metallo-hydrolase codes for MKEYRVMDNVYLFNSYIDAIDLSFNQFLVLTPIPMLIHTGAIDQTEVLLPKIKEVLGSRPLEYVFISHFESDECGGLALLKNFYPEIKAICSQITARQLMGFGITTNIVVVNPQDKMKIGDSLFEFISYPSEMHLWEGLMVFETNQGILYSSDIFTRTGKIQKPMEDSKIYEEIQNINSQKVPSQEALERLKKDISALQLKYLMSGHGPCLKLF; via the coding sequence ATGAAAGAATACAGAGTAATGGATAACGTATACCTTTTTAATAGTTATATTGATGCAATTGATCTGTCATTCAATCAGTTTCTTGTTTTAACTCCAATTCCAATGCTAATTCATACAGGAGCCATAGACCAGACTGAAGTGTTACTTCCAAAAATCAAGGAAGTATTGGGCAGTCGCCCTTTGGAGTATGTGTTTATTTCACATTTTGAATCAGACGAGTGCGGTGGTCTGGCACTTTTAAAAAATTTCTATCCCGAAATAAAAGCTATATGTTCCCAGATAACGGCAAGACAACTGATGGGCTTTGGAATTACTACCAATATTGTAGTTGTTAATCCTCAGGACAAGATGAAAATTGGAGACAGTTTGTTTGAATTCATATCATACCCTTCTGAAATGCATCTTTGGGAAGGTTTAATGGTGTTTGAAACAAATCAGGGAATACTATACAGCAGTGATATCTTTACCAGAACCGGTAAAATCCAAAAGCCTATGGAGGATTCAAAAATATATGAGGAGATACAAAATATCAACTCGCAGAAAGTGCCGTCTCAGGAAGCTCTTGAACGCCTAAAAAAAGACATTTCAGCCTTGCAGTTAAAATATCTGATGTCTGGTCACGGACCATGTCTGAAACTTTTCTGA
- a CDS encoding HAMP domain-containing sensor histidine kinase, translating into MKRLSIGIGILIIIVLLLILYIVVVQTQLRRINRQLENRLAGDTRQPVRVELINHELSQLISNINKCLKAEETLRLDCVREEKQFKELIANISHDLRTPLTAIRGYQQLIEKGQLTEEQRKRLGIAQKHAEQLGHLVEHFFEYSYLLNSELKPQMERINLTNLVTECLAGYVSSFEEHGLTLSFTETPPIFIMADKEMTFRIIQNLLRNCLTHSAGNVEVKLTANKTAVISIKNPVENTSQIDITRLFDRFYTGDKSRSKTTGLGLAIVKILAEELGGNVSADLYKNQLTIHVEFPLIKK; encoded by the coding sequence GTGAAGCGATTGTCAATTGGAATTGGAATTCTAATAATCATAGTTTTGCTGCTGATTCTTTACATTGTAGTTGTTCAGACTCAATTGCGGAGAATTAATCGCCAGTTGGAGAACAGGCTTGCAGGAGATACAAGGCAGCCTGTTAGGGTGGAGCTTATTAACCATGAACTTAGTCAATTGATTTCCAATATAAACAAGTGCTTGAAGGCGGAGGAAACCCTCCGTCTTGACTGCGTTAGAGAGGAAAAACAGTTTAAAGAACTAATAGCAAATATATCCCATGATTTGCGTACCCCTCTTACAGCAATAAGAGGCTATCAACAGCTGATAGAAAAGGGACAGCTAACAGAGGAACAGAGAAAGAGACTTGGCATTGCACAAAAACATGCCGAGCAGCTTGGACATCTGGTTGAACATTTTTTTGAATACTCATATCTTTTAAACTCAGAACTTAAACCTCAAATGGAACGAATTAATCTTACAAACCTTGTAACGGAATGTCTTGCAGGGTATGTTTCCTCATTTGAGGAACACGGACTGACATTGTCCTTCACTGAGACACCTCCCATATTTATTATGGCAGATAAAGAGATGACATTTCGTATTATTCAAAACCTTTTGAGAAATTGTCTTACACATTCTGCCGGAAACGTTGAAGTTAAATTGACAGCAAATAAAACTGCAGTCATATCAATAAAAAATCCGGTAGAAAACACATCTCAGATAGATATAACACGTCTGTTTGACCGCTTCTATACAGGAGACAAATCAAGAAGCAAAACAACAGGTCTTGGTCTTGCAATTGTAAAAATCCTGGCAGAAGAATTGGGCGGAAATGTAAGTGCAGACTTGTATAAAAATCAACTCACAATTCATGTTGAATTTCCATTAATAAAAAAATAA
- a CDS encoding endo-1,4-beta-xylanase → MYRNRNKVLALLLAFAMLISVMPFSSVMADTKTTYHETFADGKGAASQSGGANLDKVGNKVFEGNDDGVALYVSNRKNNWDAADFKFTDIGLKNGKTYNITVKGFVDSNAKVPAGAQAFLQVANSYAWLAGAEFVAGKAFTLSGKYTVDTSKDDRVRVQSNDEGKEVPFYIGDISITEEAVEEVPVDPNQPKAETFKTITFEDNATGGFEARGGEGSEKLTVTKEANHTDGGSYALKVENRTMTWHGPSMHVEKFVSQGSEYKVTAWVKLISPESSQLQLSTQVGNGGSASYVSLAAKTIGTSDGWVKYEGTYRYNNVSSGFITIYVESASSANASFYIDDISFEQTGSGPIKIQNDLKSIKDVYKNDFLIGNAIAAEDMEGIRLDLLKKHFNVMTAGNAMKPDALQPTKGNFTFADADKLVDKVLAEGFKMHGHTLVWHQQSPAWLNTKVDASGNTVPLSREEALTNLRTHIKTVVEHYGNKVISWDVVNEGMNDNPTNPEDWKGALRQSPWYQAIGPDYMEQAFLAAREVLDAHPDWDVKLYYNDYNDDNQNKSKAIYYMVKELNEKYAKTHPGKRLIDGVGMQAHYNMSTNPSNVELSLERFISLGVEVSITELDVQAGSDFKLSDDVANAQGYLYAQLFDIYKKHAADISRVTIWGIDDGTSWRSSTNPLPFDKNLQAKPAFFGVVDPAKFMAEHKPQTPKGAKLTTAKYGTPVIDGTVDSVWSKAQVIPVNTYQMAWQGATGTAKALWDDKNLYVLVQVSDSELDKKSANTYEQDSVEVFFDENNGKTSFYQDDDGQYRVNFDNETSFNPAAISAGFESATKVSGTSYIVEIKIPFKSVTPSNNMKVGFDVQVNDAKDGSRKSVATWNDTTGTGYQDTSVYGVLTLSNSESNNTANYITRGEFIDSIIKALGLNKNVQVKDSFKDVTKDASYYASVSVAYQKGIISGYKNGEFKPQAKITRQEAMTIIAKAMKVAGKNANYSADEINKILKEFKDSNKVAGWAKGSVAACIKAGIVSGKSGKMLAPQENITVSQTESIVKKLSAK, encoded by the coding sequence ATGTACAGGAACAGAAATAAAGTCTTAGCATTGCTTTTAGCTTTTGCAATGCTCATTTCCGTTATGCCTTTTAGCTCAGTAATGGCAGATACAAAAACTACTTATCACGAAACTTTTGCAGACGGAAAGGGAGCAGCATCCCAATCCGGAGGAGCTAATCTTGACAAGGTTGGAAATAAGGTTTTTGAAGGTAATGATGATGGGGTAGCATTATATGTAAGCAACAGAAAAAATAACTGGGACGCAGCTGATTTCAAATTTACCGATATTGGATTAAAAAACGGTAAGACTTATAACATAACCGTAAAAGGTTTTGTTGACTCCAATGCCAAGGTTCCGGCAGGTGCACAGGCATTTCTTCAGGTTGCAAACAGCTACGCATGGCTGGCAGGTGCAGAATTCGTTGCAGGAAAGGCTTTCACATTAAGCGGAAAGTATACTGTTGATACTTCAAAGGACGACAGAGTACGTGTTCAATCTAATGATGAAGGTAAAGAGGTTCCTTTCTATATCGGAGACATTTCAATAACAGAAGAGGCCGTTGAAGAAGTACCCGTTGATCCTAACCAACCAAAGGCGGAAACTTTCAAAACAATAACATTTGAAGATAATGCCACAGGAGGCTTTGAAGCCAGAGGCGGTGAAGGATCAGAAAAACTGACTGTAACAAAAGAAGCCAACCATACAGATGGGGGTTCATACGCATTAAAAGTAGAAAACAGAACAATGACCTGGCATGGTCCTTCAATGCATGTTGAGAAGTTTGTAAGCCAAGGTAGCGAATACAAGGTTACTGCATGGGTAAAACTTATTAGTCCTGAAAGCTCACAACTTCAACTCTCAACACAGGTTGGAAATGGTGGAAGTGCTTCTTACGTAAGCCTTGCAGCAAAAACAATAGGTACTTCTGACGGTTGGGTTAAATATGAGGGTACATACCGCTACAACAATGTTTCAAGCGGATTCATTACTATATATGTAGAAAGCGCAAGCAGTGCTAATGCATCCTTCTATATTGATGATATCAGCTTTGAACAAACAGGTTCAGGACCAATTAAAATCCAAAATGATTTGAAATCTATCAAAGATGTATATAAAAATGATTTCCTTATTGGAAACGCAATAGCAGCAGAGGATATGGAAGGGATCAGACTTGATCTTCTAAAGAAGCACTTTAATGTAATGACCGCCGGCAACGCTATGAAGCCTGATGCATTACAGCCTACAAAGGGCAACTTTACATTCGCAGATGCAGATAAACTTGTTGACAAGGTTTTGGCAGAGGGATTCAAGATGCACGGGCATACCCTCGTTTGGCATCAGCAGTCACCTGCATGGCTAAATACAAAAGTTGATGCAAGCGGAAATACCGTACCTTTGTCACGTGAGGAAGCTCTTACAAATCTGAGAACTCATATTAAGACAGTTGTTGAGCATTACGGTAACAAGGTAATATCCTGGGACGTAGTAAATGAAGGTATGAACGATAATCCTACTAACCCAGAAGACTGGAAGGGCGCATTGCGTCAAAGCCCATGGTATCAGGCAATTGGCCCAGATTACATGGAACAGGCGTTTTTAGCAGCAAGAGAGGTTCTGGATGCTCATCCTGATTGGGATGTGAAGCTTTATTATAATGATTATAACGATGATAATCAAAATAAATCTAAAGCTATTTATTATATGGTAAAAGAATTAAATGAAAAATATGCAAAAACTCATCCCGGCAAGCGTCTTATCGACGGTGTAGGTATGCAGGCACATTACAACATGTCAACGAATCCTTCCAACGTTGAACTTTCTTTGGAGAGATTTATTTCACTGGGTGTTGAAGTAAGCATAACAGAGCTTGATGTTCAGGCAGGCAGTGACTTCAAATTGTCAGATGATGTTGCAAACGCACAGGGATATTTGTATGCACAGTTATTCGATATATATAAGAAGCATGCAGCAGATATAAGCCGTGTTACTATTTGGGGAATAGATGACGGTACAAGCTGGAGATCATCCACAAATCCTTTACCGTTTGATAAAAATCTTCAGGCAAAGCCTGCGTTTTTCGGGGTAGTAGACCCGGCTAAGTTCATGGCCGAACATAAACCTCAAACACCTAAAGGTGCTAAATTAACAACTGCAAAATATGGAACACCTGTAATAGACGGTACCGTAGACAGTGTTTGGAGTAAAGCACAGGTTATACCTGTAAACACATATCAAATGGCATGGCAGGGAGCAACAGGAACTGCAAAGGCTCTCTGGGATGACAAAAATCTTTATGTTCTCGTTCAGGTAAGTGACTCAGAGCTTGATAAGAAGAGTGCAAATACATACGAACAAGACTCTGTTGAAGTATTCTTTGATGAGAACAACGGAAAAACTTCATTCTATCAGGATGATGACGGTCAGTACAGAGTAAACTTTGATAATGAGACTTCATTTAACCCTGCAGCAATTTCAGCCGGGTTTGAGTCTGCAACTAAAGTCTCAGGAACAAGCTATATTGTTGAAATAAAGATACCTTTTAAATCTGTAACTCCTTCCAATAATATGAAAGTTGGTTTTGATGTTCAGGTTAATGATGCTAAAGACGGTTCACGTAAGAGTGTTGCAACCTGGAACGATACTACAGGAACAGGATATCAGGATACATCAGTATATGGTGTTCTTACCCTCAGTAATTCTGAAAGCAATAATACAGCTAATTACATTACAAGAGGAGAATTTATTGATTCTATCATTAAAGCTTTAGGTTTGAATAAAAATGTTCAGGTTAAAGACTCCTTCAAAGATGTAACCAAGGATGCCAGCTATTATGCTTCTGTAAGTGTTGCTTACCAAAAAGGCATAATATCAGGATACAAGAATGGAGAATTTAAGCCACAGGCTAAGATTACTCGTCAGGAAGCGATGACAATAATTGCCAAGGCTATGAAGGTAGCAGGAAAAAATGCCAATTACTCAGCTGATGAGATAAATAAAATACTTAAGGAATTTAAGGATTCAAACAAAGTTGCCGGCTGGGCAAAAGGTTCTGTTGCTGCTTGTATTAAAGCAGGAATTGTGTCAGGCAAAAGCGGAAAAATGCTGGCGCCACAAGAAAATATAACTGTTTCACAAACAGAATCAATAGTAAAGAAATTGTCCGCAAAATAA
- a CDS encoding diguanylate cyclase, producing MLSDLIINAAILISFLSIASQFYRDRDLEIQSRPIFKLLAGVVCGILGILLMWYSVRIQNKTLVDFRNIATLLAATVGGGLSAVVSGLVMGGFRIAYFGLNRYSEAGAVVITLVTIGISLIFKTRRSQGKKWFVSTIYMTIVSCGVYFYIFQKNLSILFTIYPYFILGTVVVSYTVYKYMIYLNNMSLLFRKLKEESTKDYLTGLNNVREFNKLFRLVIEKAVSNNQKFSLLLIDIDFFKKINDTHGHQAGDRVLKEIGKILRQNCRADDKISRNGGEEFSILLENASNNKAIEIAERIRKIIADNEFEISYGRKINVTISIGISSYPETVTDITQIIERADDALYKAKHTGRNLVVSDKVISE from the coding sequence ATGTTAAGTGATCTGATAATAAATGCAGCTATACTTATTTCTTTTTTAAGCATAGCAAGTCAATTCTATAGAGACCGAGATTTAGAAATACAATCCCGCCCTATTTTTAAGCTTTTGGCAGGAGTTGTATGTGGGATTTTAGGTATACTTCTAATGTGGTATAGTGTCAGAATCCAAAACAAAACGCTGGTGGATTTCAGAAATATAGCCACTTTGTTGGCAGCTACTGTAGGAGGAGGATTATCGGCTGTTGTTTCAGGCCTTGTGATGGGAGGCTTCAGAATTGCATATTTTGGACTTAACAGATATTCTGAGGCTGGGGCAGTTGTTATTACATTGGTAACAATAGGAATTTCGTTGATTTTTAAAACAAGAAGGTCTCAGGGGAAGAAATGGTTTGTATCAACAATATACATGACCATTGTAAGCTGTGGTGTTTACTTTTATATTTTTCAAAAAAATTTATCAATCCTTTTTACAATTTACCCATACTTTATTCTGGGAACTGTTGTCGTCAGTTATACAGTATATAAATATATGATATATCTTAATAACATGAGCTTATTGTTTAGAAAGCTAAAAGAGGAATCAACCAAAGATTATCTGACAGGCCTTAACAATGTAAGGGAATTTAATAAATTATTCAGGCTTGTAATAGAAAAGGCCGTAAGCAATAATCAAAAATTCTCTTTACTTTTAATAGATATAGATTTTTTCAAAAAAATAAATGATACACATGGTCACCAGGCAGGAGATAGGGTCTTAAAAGAAATAGGAAAAATATTAAGGCAAAATTGCAGAGCAGATGATAAGATTTCACGAAATGGGGGTGAAGAATTTTCAATTTTACTCGAAAATGCTTCAAACAATAAGGCTATTGAAATAGCTGAAAGAATCAGGAAAATAATTGCTGATAATGAGTTTGAGATTTCTTACGGCAGGAAAATTAATGTAACAATATCCATTGGTATATCTTCCTATCCTGAAACAGTCACAGATATAACACAGATAATAGAGAGGGCTGATGATGCTCTTTACAAAGCAAAGCATACCGGAAGGAATCTTGTGGTTTCAGATAAAGTTATATCAGAATAA
- a CDS encoding endo-1,4-beta-xylanase codes for MRRNVKWKRVLSFVMTIALLFSVMPLNNSVKAEITTIYHEDFTNGKGVAVQAGDATLTTVTDKVFTGNDDGAALYVNPRKNNWDGADFSFEKLGMKEGNKYTITVKGYVDPETDPENPIVQSGAQAFLQVVNSYAWIAGAGFVAGKEFTLTGTYTVDTSKDSAVRIQSNDVGAKVSFYIGEITVTGEKSTSPTPVTEKTIYHETFASGNGLAKQSGSATLTPVTEKTFPTGDIEGTVLNKDGAALYVDTRVNNYDGADFVFSDIGLENGKSYEITVIGYVDTNTAVPAGAQAFLQSISSYGVVASTDFIAGKPFILKGKYTVDTSKDDRIRVQSNDKGATVPFYIGDVLITGPAPSMKTIDFEDGTASGFTPRIGKEVLTVTNEANHTDGGGHALKVDGGRENANCGPSLRVEKHIDQGSEYRVTVWVKLASDAESAEIDLSTQIGNGDGVEYPSLFKKTINDTDGWVKFEGKQRYYDTSSEYITIYLQSANKEAAFYIDDISVVNTGSVSLPVQTDLTPFKDVYKNDFLFGNAIAPNELEGKSFELLKHHFNVITAGNDMKPDALQRTKGEFTFETADAMIQKAKDNDMQVHGHVLVWHQQTPAWMNSVPDDVDTTKYKKDGNGKNIPISREDALENMRTHIENVVKHFGNKVISWDVVNEAMADGISDPSNWKNCLRKDSMWYQSIGDDYVEQAFLITREVLDNNNLGNIKLYYNDYNEDDQNKSIAIANMVNEINTNYAKTYPDKLLIDGIGMQAHYNTSTKPQNVKDSLERFIDLGVEVSVTELDIMAGSDQKQSSDEINAQAYLYAQLMKIYKAHADNISRVTIWGLEDGHSWRKEACPLPFDSELQAKNAYYAIIDPDKYMAEHEAPPTVEIKQGTAAKGTPVIDGTVDGIWSNTQKLPINQTKTAWEIANGTAQALWDDKNLYVLIQVKDSVLDKSSANPWEQDSVEVFADENNGKTASYENDDGQYRVNFENEGTFNPDKIKEGFESAVKVSGTSYTVEMKIPFKTMTPANNLKIGFDAQINDAKDGTRTGYRNWNDTTGVGYKDTSVYGELTLSDGSSTPTTPSTPSSPSDSTTTSDNVKGTVNGKEVSIAKAVTEYKDGKKVTSIVVDENRVVELLGEKTIIVLEPIAKSDVVTGQLTAKTIKNMAEKEAVLEIKSDNMTYAMPASRIDIEKILSALEGNLDVKVNISISGVPDAVNNAVKETAGKNNYKLASNPVEFNVTCSNGTKNIEISKFSGYVERTIAINGGIIPGEVITGIVLNRDGSFSHVPTTIVSKDGKYYAKINSLTNSTYALISSARTFKDTENHWSKSSVNNIASRLIMDGVDNDNFNPDMAITRGEFIDSLVKAMGLYRTGEGKDIFADVSSSNSYYDAVGIAYEYGIISGYENGEFRPMGKITRQEAMTIVSKAMKITGLKTAYTADEVVKLLKGYNDSDKLATWAKNSAAACVKAGIVSGKNLTVIAPNDNLTRAETASVINKLLTKSSLI; via the coding sequence TTGAGGAGAAATGTAAAATGGAAAAGAGTTTTATCATTTGTAATGACAATCGCCCTGCTTTTTTCGGTAATGCCTTTAAACAATTCGGTAAAAGCAGAAATTACAACAATTTATCATGAGGATTTTACTAATGGAAAGGGGGTAGCCGTACAAGCCGGAGATGCGACCCTGACAACAGTTACTGACAAAGTTTTTACCGGCAACGATGATGGGGCTGCTCTGTACGTAAATCCCAGAAAAAACAACTGGGATGGAGCTGACTTTTCATTTGAGAAATTAGGGATGAAAGAAGGGAATAAATATACCATAACAGTTAAGGGATATGTTGACCCTGAAACTGACCCCGAAAATCCGATAGTACAATCAGGGGCACAGGCCTTTCTTCAGGTTGTAAACAGCTATGCTTGGATTGCAGGTGCCGGGTTTGTTGCGGGAAAAGAGTTTACATTAACAGGAACTTATACTGTTGATACCAGCAAGGATTCTGCCGTACGTATTCAATCCAATGATGTGGGAGCAAAAGTTTCTTTTTATATCGGAGAGATAACTGTAACAGGAGAAAAATCAACATCACCAACACCGGTAACTGAAAAAACAATTTACCACGAAACCTTTGCAAGCGGTAATGGCTTGGCAAAACAATCCGGTAGTGCGACTCTGACGCCTGTTACCGAAAAAACTTTTCCCACAGGTGATATTGAGGGAACTGTGCTAAATAAAGACGGGGCTGCTTTATATGTGGATACCAGAGTTAACAACTATGATGGGGCAGATTTTGTGTTCAGTGACATAGGTCTGGAGAACGGAAAATCCTATGAAATAACAGTAATTGGCTATGTTGATACAAATACTGCTGTACCGGCAGGGGCACAGGCATTTCTGCAAAGCATAAGCAGTTATGGTGTAGTCGCTAGTACTGATTTTATAGCAGGAAAACCATTTATATTAAAAGGTAAGTACACGGTAGATACAAGTAAGGATGACAGGATACGAGTCCAGTCAAACGATAAAGGAGCTACAGTTCCTTTTTACATAGGCGATGTACTTATAACCGGACCTGCACCTTCAATGAAAACCATTGACTTCGAGGATGGGACGGCAAGTGGCTTTACACCAAGAATTGGTAAAGAAGTTCTAACCGTAACAAATGAAGCTAACCATACCGATGGTGGAGGACATGCCCTTAAAGTGGACGGGGGCAGAGAAAATGCAAACTGTGGCCCGTCGTTGCGTGTGGAGAAGCATATAGATCAAGGCAGTGAATATAGAGTGACGGTATGGGTGAAGCTGGCATCAGATGCAGAAAGTGCAGAAATTGATCTTAGTACTCAGATTGGTAATGGAGATGGTGTAGAATATCCTTCATTATTTAAAAAGACAATTAACGACACTGACGGTTGGGTAAAGTTTGAGGGTAAACAACGTTATTATGATACTTCAAGCGAATATATAACTATATATTTACAAAGTGCTAACAAAGAAGCAGCGTTTTATATTGATGATATCAGTGTGGTTAATACAGGTTCTGTGTCACTACCCGTCCAAACCGACCTGACTCCTTTCAAGGACGTATATAAGAATGACTTCCTTTTCGGAAATGCAATAGCTCCAAACGAACTTGAGGGAAAAAGCTTTGAGCTTTTAAAGCATCATTTCAATGTTATTACAGCAGGCAATGATATGAAACCGGATGCACTTCAGAGAACCAAAGGGGAATTCACGTTTGAAACAGCTGATGCAATGATACAAAAAGCAAAGGATAACGATATGCAGGTTCACGGTCATGTATTAGTTTGGCATCAACAGACACCTGCATGGATGAATAGCGTACCGGATGATGTTGATACAACAAAATATAAAAAGGACGGAAACGGTAAAAATATTCCCATTTCAAGGGAAGATGCTCTTGAAAATATGAGAACCCATATTGAAAACGTTGTTAAGCATTTCGGTAACAAAGTCATATCCTGGGATGTAGTTAATGAAGCAATGGCGGATGGAATCAGCGACCCTTCCAATTGGAAGAATTGCTTACGTAAAGATTCAATGTGGTATCAGTCAATTGGTGATGATTATGTAGAGCAAGCATTTTTAATCACAAGGGAAGTTCTTGATAACAACAATTTAGGCAATATAAAGCTTTATTATAATGACTATAATGAAGATGATCAGAATAAATCTATAGCTATAGCTAACATGGTAAATGAAATCAATACAAACTATGCGAAAACTTACCCTGACAAGCTACTTATTGACGGCATAGGGATGCAGGCTCACTACAATACATCTACAAAACCTCAGAATGTAAAGGATTCTCTGGAAAGATTTATTGATTTAGGAGTAGAAGTAAGCGTAACCGAGCTGGATATTATGGCCGGAAGCGACCAAAAGCAGAGCAGCGATGAGATAAATGCACAGGCTTACTTGTACGCACAGCTGATGAAAATCTACAAGGCTCACGCTGATAATATAAGCCGTGTTACAATTTGGGGACTTGAGGATGGCCACAGTTGGAGAAAAGAAGCTTGCCCTCTGCCATTTGACAGTGAATTGCAGGCAAAAAATGCATACTACGCTATAATCGACCCTGATAAATACATGGCTGAGCATGAGGCACCGCCTACAGTTGAGATAAAGCAGGGAACGGCTGCAAAAGGTACACCTGTAATAGACGGAACAGTAGATGGTATTTGGAGTAATACACAGAAGCTTCCGATAAATCAGACTAAAACAGCATGGGAGATAGCAAACGGAACTGCCCAAGCTCTTTGGGATGACAAAAACCTCTATGTTTTAATTCAGGTAAAAGATTCTGTTCTTGACAAATCAAGTGCAAATCCTTGGGAACAGGACTCTGTAGAAGTATTTGCTGATGAAAATAACGGAAAAACCGCCTCATATGAGAATGATGACGGACAATACAGAGTAAATTTCGAAAATGAAGGAACATTTAATCCTGACAAAATAAAAGAAGGATTCGAATCGGCTGTTAAAGTTTCAGGTACAAGCTATACTGTTGAAATGAAAATACCGTTTAAAACTATGACGCCGGCAAATAATCTTAAAATCGGATTTGATGCTCAGATTAATGATGCCAAGGATGGGACACGTACCGGATATAGAAATTGGAATGATACTACAGGAGTAGGTTATAAAGACACCTCTGTATATGGTGAGCTTACACTGAGCGATGGCAGCAGCACTCCGACAACACCTTCAACGCCTTCATCACCGTCGGATAGTACTACTACTTCGGACAACGTAAAGGGTACCGTTAACGGAAAGGAAGTATCCATTGCAAAAGCAGTAACTGAATACAAGGACGGCAAAAAAGTTACAAGTATAGTTGTAGATGAAAATAGGGTTGTAGAATTGCTTGGTGAGAAGACCATAATAGTATTAGAACCAATTGCAAAATCGGACGTTGTAACCGGACAGTTAACTGCTAAAACCATAAAAAATATGGCTGAGAAGGAAGCTGTTCTGGAGATAAAAAGCGACAACATGACGTATGCAATGCCGGCATCAAGGATAGATATTGAAAAGATTTTGTCTGCGTTAGAAGGCAACCTTGACGTTAAGGTGAATATAAGTATTTCAGGAGTGCCTGATGCTGTAAATAATGCCGTAAAGGAGACCGCAGGTAAGAATAATTACAAGTTGGCTTCCAATCCGGTAGAATTTAACGTAACATGTTCAAATGGTACTAAAAACATTGAAATTTCCAAATTTAGCGGATATGTTGAAAGAACAATTGCAATAAATGGAGGAATAATCCCAGGTGAGGTTATAACAGGAATAGTGCTCAATAGGGACGGTAGTTTCTCACATGTACCTACAACTATAGTAAGTAAAGACGGCAAATACTATGCAAAAATAAACAGTTTGACCAACAGCACATATGCGTTGATATCAAGTGCAAGGACCTTTAAAGATACTGAGAATCACTGGTCGAAGAGTTCTGTAAACAATATTGCTTCAAGACTTATCATGGACGGTGTTGATAATGATAACTTCAATCCTGACATGGCTATCACAAGGGGCGAGTTCATTGACTCTTTGGTAAAGGCTATGGGGCTTTATCGAACTGGTGAGGGAAAAGATATTTTTGCAGATGTAAGTAGTAGCAACAGCTATTATGATGCAGTAGGTATAGCATACGAATACGGTATCATTTCAGGTTATGAAAACGGTGAATTCAGACCTATGGGTAAAATAACCCGTCAGGAAGCTATGACTATAGTTTCAAAAGCAATGAAGATTACCGGGCTAAAAACTGCTTATACCGCAGATGAAGTAGTTAAATTACTTAAAGGCTATAATGATTCGGACAAGCTTGCAACATGGGCAAAAAATTCAGCTGCTGCCTGCGTTAAGGCTGGAATCGTGTCAGGAAAAAACTTGACAGTAATCGCACCAAACGATAATCTTACACGTGCTGAAACTGCATCGGTTATTAATAAGTTATTAACCAAGTCAAGCCTTATTTAG